In one Diabrotica virgifera virgifera chromosome 7, PGI_DIABVI_V3a genomic region, the following are encoded:
- the LOC114324260 gene encoding uncharacterized protein LOC114324260, with protein MDKWLIKSVKTKSNNEKNIAEKQPSTSRHASEQQPESSNQQNVTEEQPSTSHTPKGGVIISQNVDVGRVSKKINTSQSNIIVDTNDAEPNDAEPNDAESAPIVDKFLLSLKRKADFVDTPSKRICKFIPAWLTDNEFRGWLNKSNKPDDKHGNEYAFCKVCKSNLVAHKAVLLRHMRTEKHKENFSAVSSNIKIKDMCVKQTCENNLVKRAELKLCSLLATKDLPFLLMDTVCPLLKDIFPDSKIAQQLTVKRTKATQIVVECLGDNFLKELYEKLRVPGMFFSLIMDETTDISVKKQCAFTAIFFDENSNSLQTTFFDILENTGGTAVELYSTLKDIIFSKGIPISNFVGFSSDTPNVMVGPHNSVFSHLKQEFPDIVCVKCSCHMAHLATSKACLKLPKHIEDLLRNIGSHFNRSACRRAKFREFQEFFKVDIHKILSPAKTRWLSLKAVVDRVLEQYEPLRAYFKESVSEDPSHVTETMLETLNHPLTEVYLKFMSYVLELMTDFNILFQSEKPLLYRVKPETENLLKILCSNYMNIVHIKKCAEILKIVHDNPDNFLPLEQIYIGISAFDSLQHLRSDKDTNLEQADFDNFFKSILSFYIELVANIKDRFKFEDPVFTTLELLDPKVAQSFQTKSLKNILDRFPVLNNFVNAQSLDNEWRKHALLDFDSLDINSNTECDIYWSQIFKLKNEANISLFPNLKKVFSLLFVLPFSNAAVERVFSNLFNIKTDKRNLLDTSTIRALLATKDGIGNTGCVKFTPSKKMLGCNIWQNSK; from the exons atggataaatgGTTAATAAAAAGTGTTAAG ACCaaatcaaataatgaaaaaaatattgcTGAAAAGCAGCCGTCAACTTCACGTCATGCTTCTGAACAACAG CCTGAATCTAGTAATCAGCAAAATGTTACTGAAGAGCAGCCATCTACTTCTCATACTCCTAAGGGAGGAGTAATTATTAGTCAAAATGTTGACGTTGGCCGTGTTAGTAAAAAGATTAACACTTCTCAGAGTAATATTATTGTTGACACTAATGATGCCGAGCCCAATGATGCCGAGCCCAATGATGCCGAGTCCGCACCAATTGTTGACAAATTTCTATTGAGTTTGAAAAGGAAAGCTGATTTTGTAGATACACCTTCAAAAAGAATATGCAAGTTTATTCCAGCGTGGCTAACCGATAACGAGTTTCGCGGGTGGCTTAATAAATCAAATAAGCCAGATGATAAACACGGCAATGAATACGCATTTTGTAAAGTTTGTAAATCAAATTTGGTGGCTCATAAGGCTGTGTTACTTAGACATATGAGAACGGAAAAACACAAAGAGAATTTTAGTGCGGTATccagtaatataaaaataaaggaCATGTGTGTAAAACAAACCTGTGAAAATAATTTAGTTAAAAGAGCAGAACTAAAATTATGTAGTCTTTTGGCTACAAAGGACTTACCGTTCTTATTAATGGACACTGTATGTCCACTACTTAAAGATATTTTTCCAGATTCTAAGATAGCTCAACAATTAACCGTTAAAAGGACTAAAGCAACTCAAATAGTCGTTGAATGTTTGGGTGACAATTTTCTGAAAGAATTATATGAAAAGTTAAGAGTACCTGGAATGTTTTTTTCATTGATTATGGATGAAACTACAGATATATCGGTAAAAAAACAGTGTGCATTTACTGCAATATTTTTTGATGAAAATTCCAACTCATTACAAAcaacattttttgacattttagaaAATACTGGGGGCACTGCAGTTGAATTATATTCAACTTTAAAAGACATAATATTTTCCAAAGGTATTCCTATATCTAATTTTGTTGGATTTTCGTCGGACACACCTAATGTAATGGTAGGGCCACACAATTCagttttttcccatctaaaacaAGAATTTCCTGATATAGTTTGTGTTAAATGCTCTTGTCACATGGCACATTTAGCAACTTCAAAGGCATGCTTGAAACTTCCCAAGCACATTGAGGACTTACTAAGAAATATAGGAAGCCATTTCAATAGAAGTGCTTGTCGAAGAGCCAAATTTCGggaatttcaggaattttttaagGTTGACATTCACAAAATTCTATCACCTGCTAAGACCAGGTGGCTTTCACTAAAAGCAGTTGTGGACAGGGTTCTAGAGCAGTACGAACCATTACGTGCATATTTCAAGGAGAGTGTTTCTGAAGATCCTTCACATGTAACGGAAACTATGTTGGAAACTCTTAATCACCCTCttactgaagtgtatttaaagtTTATGTCTTATGTTCTAGAGCTCATGACGGATTTCAATATTTTATTCCAATCCGAAAAACCACTTTTATATAGGGTTAAGCCCGAAACTGAAAATTTATTGAAGATTTTATGTTCCAATTATATGAATATTGTTCATATAAAAAAATGTGCAGAAATCCTGAAAATTGTTCACGACAATCCAGACAATTTTCTTCCATTAGAGCAAATTTATATAGGAATTTCTGCTTTCGACAGTTTGCAACATTTGCGATCGGATAAAGACACAAATTTAGAACAAGCAGactttgataatttttttaaatcaatattatCCTTTTATATTGAACTAGTTGCTAATATCAAAGATCGGTTTAAATTTGAGGACCCGGTTTTTACTACCTTAGAGCTGTTAGATCCGAAGGTGGCCCaatcattccaaacaaaatctttaaaaaacatATTAGATAGGTTTCCAGTTCTAAATAACTTTGTCAATGCACAATCTTTGGATAACGAGTGGAGAAAACATGCACTCTTAGATTTTGATAGTTTAGACATTAATTCCAATACCGAGTGTGATATATACTGGTCtcagatttttaaattaaaaaatgaagccAACATATCTTTGtttccaaatttaaaaaaagtattttcattGTTATTCGTTCTACCATTTTCAAACGCTGCGGTAGAAAGGGTTTTTAGTAATTTATTCAATATAAAAACAGATAAGAGAAATCTTTTAGATACATCTACAATTAGGGCTTTATTGGCGACAAAAGATGGTATCGGTAATACAGGCTGTGTAAAATTTACACCTTCAAAAAAAATGTTAGGATGTAACATATGGCAAAATAGTAAATGA